TCCTGGCGTCGATGAAACTGTCTTGACGGGCGTTCCAACCCTGGTGGAGATGTTAAAGTCAATCAGCACGGCTCCGCGTCCAGGAACTAGCATTACATTCTCTGGTTTGATGTCGCGGTGGATGTAGCCATGGCGTGCCTTGTTGAATCGTTCAAATTCTTGGGCGTCAAGTGAGGTTTTTTGACGCAGTTCGTCCAAATCTCGTTCGTTTGGATGAAGCTCAATTAAAGCACCCAGCAATTCCTTGGTTACTTCGATCGCAACGGAAGGAGCAAGTCGGGCGGAACGTTCGCAACAAGCCAACAGTGTCTTTCCGGCCAGATGTTCCATTACCAAGTACACAAGCCCCGAGGGGGTTTTGCCGTGATCAAGAATCTTAACTATGTTCTTATGGCTTATGTAGGACAGTGCATCGACTTCGCGCTGCAGAACAGCCAGTGATGCGGATTTGAATATTTTCAGAGCGACGCTGTCTTTGTTGCCTTTTTGGGCTTGAAAAACCTGAGCGAATCCACCAGGTCTCCCTAGCGCTGCAATGATTTTATAGCCCTCAATCTCATCTCCTGGCTGAGGACTGCCCGCGTCATGCAGCATGGGAGCTAGCCTTCGAATCCGATTTCTGCGCTGCATCCATGTTTGGAGTACTTCGATAGATATGCTTGCGCTATTGGGATCGGAGTCAACCAGCCCGTAGCCTCTCAGGTGGGCGATGTCATCAGGAAAAGCCTGGGAGAGTTCTTGAAACTCGCCAATGTTGCCGATGGCGAGTGTTTCGAAGAGGTAGTACTCGCTGTGGTATTGATCGGCGAGGACTTCAATCATTTGGCTGAGTGTTGAATTGACGTCGGCAATAAAGGCTTCCAGTTGTGCCGAAACGATCTCAGGAGTGACCTTGCGCGACTCTATTCGTGGCAATAGTGCTTTGTGTACTCGAGAAGCGTAAGCTCTTAGTAAGAATGGATGTCCGCCTACGCTTCGAATTAGTCTCTCTTGGGCCTCGTTCGACCAGTTCAGCCCCATCCTACTGCCGATATTTACGAGCAGATCGGCGCACTCTTCTGTTGTCAGTTGAGAGAGGTAGCGCTTAGAGAAGTAGTTGTAGGCTGGGTTTTCCAGTCCATCAAGTAGGTTGGTTTCGATGCACTGCGGATTGGTCCCCGTAATGAAGTATGAAATGCGGCCTGCGTTCTGTTGCTCAAGGCCGCGAAGGAGGCGCCAGGATCTGACAAAGGCGTTTCCCCAGTGAGAGCCTGGCGTGGTTGGAGACATCAACTCGACTTCATCCAACAGAAACACGATCTTCTTCTTTGTCTCACGTAGGATGAGGCGAATGTCGTGGTCGAAATACTCCCAGACGCTTGATGTCTTCTCTATGTCCACGAAAACTTCATGACGTCCGAAAAGACGAAAGCCTTTGAGCCTTCTTAGTTGAGAATTGGCGTCAAGAAGCGCTTCTCCTAAGCTCCAAAGGAAATACTCTGCCGTCGGGTTGATTGCATCCAGACGTTGTATGTCGGTGTGTGCCCAAAAGACATCCTGGCTCTGCTGGAGGGCAGCTGCGACTCGAAAGAGGAAGGATGTTTTCCCCATCTTTCTTAATCCGAAGAGACCAATGTGGGCACTGCCGCGTTTGAGTTGCTCGACAACTTCTGTAATCAGTGAGCGGCGGCCATAAAAGGCATTTGGGCTGGTGATTGCGGTTGAGATGTAGTAGAGGTCTTTGGAGAACAGCTGTTTTTGAATCCACCGCACGAAGTCGAGATTGCCATGCGGCGTTAGCCATGGAATCTCTTCGGTCGAAATTCCGATCATGGCTGTCATCATGCGATCGGATGTTTCGGCAACGTGATTAGCTGTGTTTCTGTCTGTTGCAAATATTAGGGCGAAGTCCTCGCAAAGGCGTGGGCGTTCACGTTCGATTATTTCGGCTGCTTGGCTGACAGTTCGGGCCTGGAATTCTCTGTGCTCAACTACCCAGAGCAGCACTTCGCGATTGGTGCCGAATAGTTCTTTGAGGTTTGAGTTGAGCTTTAGGTAAAAGCCCCATCGTTCTGGAACATTGGATTCGACCCAGGCAATTATGAAGCCTGCACGTCGAACAATGGCTGCAATGGCTGAGCGCATTGGGCGTTCGGCAATAAATTGCCTGATGCGTTCTTCGTCGATGGCCATATTTAATGCCTCCGATTTGGGTGCTGAGGCTTACTGCTATAGGTGGCTTGCGGTCTTAACGCTTAATTCCTGTGAATCGGACCGTCTACTCCTTCTCCGACGATCCCTTCGGCGGGCCTTCGCTGCCCATCGGGGACAGCTTGCTCGACAGCGCTCCGGCCTGCTCGTGCGCCATCAAGTCCCGGGGCGAGCGGTAGTACTGCATTGGCGAGTGGTGCAGGAAGTTCGACACGCGGCTCGTGTAGAGACACGCGTACTGCTCCACCTGGTAGCCGAAGCGGCTGTTCTCGTTGCCCTCCTTGAAGAGCAGCCCCCAGTACGGATTGAAGCCCTCCTCGACGTCGCGCTCCAGCGTGTCCGCGATGCCGTTGGTCTCCTTCAACGACCGGCGCAGCTTCTCCAGCTCCGCCTTCGTCTTCTTGCGCAGCTCCTCCACCTCCTGCCGCTCCGCCGCGGGAAGCTCCTCGCGCTCCAGCCTGCGCTCCAGGGCGTTCAACACCGTCTTGCGGTGGTTCACCTCGTCGTCCAGCCGCGCGCGCGTCAGCTCCACCTCGGACAGCGTGACGATCTCCTCTCGCCGCGCGTCCGTGTACGTGATCTCGTCCTCAATCTCCTGGACGATCATGCACGTGCGCCACAGCGACGACTTCTTCGACTTCAGGATGTCGCCGTAGATGTGGTCGCCCACGTAGAGGATGTGCTCGCCCCGGTAGCCCGTGAACTCCTCGAACTGGGCCAGGTTGCCGCCGGAGTACACCGTGCCGCGCTCCAGCGACTTCGCCTCGCCCACGACCGTGCCGGCCTCCGTGGACGAGTCCAGCTCCAGGAACGGCCGGGCCTCCGTGAAGAACGCCGGCTTGCCCGCCGCCGTCACCACGAAGTCGAAGTAGTTGCGCCAGCTGGGGTACTCCGGCAGCTGTCCTTCCAGCAGGTAGCGCATCACCGCGTTCGTGTAGTCCCACGCGGAGTTCGTCAGCAGGAACAGCCGCTTGCCGCCCGAGCGCAGCTTGTGCAGCGCCGGCCCCAGCTCCGGGTCCAGGAACACGTAGCGCGCCAGGTCCTTGCGGATCTCCCGCTTGAGGGAGTTGTCCCGGTGCACCGTGTCGATGGCCTCGCGGATGTCGTCGTAGAGCTTGCCGTAGTTCACGGTGTGCCCCAGCGACTCCATCAGCTCGATGATGCCCGAGTACAGGCACGTCTCCGGCAGCGCGAAGAGCGTGTCGTTCCACGCGAACTGCGGGTTGCGCAGCCGCACGCGCTTGTTGCGGTACAGCTCCTTCCACGCGTCGCGCTTGAGCGGTCGCAGGCCGTGGTACGCGCGCCCCACGTGACCGAAGCGGTCCATCTTCAGGACGTTGCCGTTGACGCGGTCCACCGCCAGCCCGCGCATCACGAAGTGGTGGTCGTAGATCAGGCCGCCCACGAACGGCGGGTAGCCGTACTCGCTGATCAGCTTCGCGAGCGTCATGTCGAACGACAGCTGCTCCAGCCGGCGCATGTGGTAGATGGCCAGCGTGTAGTCCATGTCGAAGCCGATGAGCTCGACGTGGTCCATGCGCAGGTTGCGGTTGACGAACACGTCCCGCGAGTGCGGCACCTGGGCGGTGGGCTCGCGCGGCGTCGTGAGCAGCCGGCCGAGCACGTCGTCGGTGAGCAGGTCCCTCGCCCGGCGGGCCGCGTCCTCGGCGCGCTCGCGGTGGATGGTGGAGCGGAAGCTCCCGTGCAGCGGATCCACGGAGGGTCCGCCAGGGATGGGATGGTAAGGGGAGAGGTAGGGCGCCACGGGACCTCAAGACATAACATGCGCCGCTCGCCCTTCGCCCGCGTCCTTGCGGGCTTCGCACGGGGCTGGCACGCTTCTGTCCAACGATGCGCACCCCACGTCCATCCCCGGCCTCCGCCGAGGACCTCCACGCGCGCCTGGCCGCTCGCATCACCGCGCTGGAGGACCGGGTGCGCCGTCTGGAGGCCCGGCTCGCCCTGGAGGCGCGCAAGCCGCCCCCCGTCCGCACCCGCGCCAGCGTCTCCGCCGCCACCGTCCGCTCCGCCCGGCCCCGCCCGCGCTGCCCCGGCTGCACCCTGGAGCTGCCCCGCGGACGGCGCGGTGAGTCGTGCGTCTGGTGCGGCTTCATGTTCGCCGCCGTGCCCCGCCGCGCGGGCGCGCCCAAGACGCCCCGGAAGCCCCGATGAGCGGGACGTACCGGCTCACCGGCCGCACGGAGGCAGGGGACCTGGCGGAGCTGTACGAAGCCGTCCTGCTGCCCACCATCCCCGTCGCGGTGAAGCTCTTCCTGCCGCGCACCTCCGACCCCGGCTATGCCCGCGAGCTGGCGGAGACGGTGCGCCGGCTCCAGCCCGTGCGCCACCCGGGCCTCCTCCACGTCGTGGACGTGGGCTTCGTGAAGCAGCGGCTCGCCGTGGTGCGCGAGGACGTGGAGGGCTTCACGCTGGGCATCGCGCTCCAGCGCCTCAACACCAAGGAAGTCCTGCTGCCGCCCACGGTGGCGCTCTCCATCGTCATCCAGCTCCTGGAGACCGTGCAGCTCGCGCACGACGCGGGCGTGGTCCACGGGGCCATCACCCCTGGCAACGTGCTCCTGGCCCGTGACGGCTTCCCGGCCATCTGCGACTTCGGCGCGCTCCAGGCGCTCCTGTCCGTGCCCCAGCTCAAGCGCACGTTCGCGCACCGGGGCCGCAGCGCGTACCGCGCGCCGGAGGTCGCTCGCGGGGAGACGCCCACGGAGGCGTCGGACGTGTACTCGCTGGGCGCCATCGCCTACGAGCTGCTCACGCTGCGCGAGCCCGTGGTGCCCGGCAGCGGCGTGAGCACGCGCCGCGAGACGCTGCCGCCGCCCAGCCGGTTGGATCGGCGGATCAACTCGCGGTTGGATCCGGCCATCATGCGCGCGCTGGACCCCGCGCCCCAGCGGCGCTTCCGCTCGTGCGGAGAGTTCGCCCAGGCCCTGCGCAACTTCCTCTCCGCGGGCGGCGGCCTGCCCGGCGCGGAGGAGGTGGGGCGCTTCGTGTCGGAGCTGTTCCCCAACGAGGTGAGCCTCGCGGCCCCCGGGCCCGTGCCGTTCGTGGAGCCCTTCCAGTTGGAGCCCGTCTCCGGCGCGGAGATGGAGGACCTGCACGCCGAGGAGCACGAGGCGTCCATCGTCCAGCGCGCCCCGTACAGCCGCGCGCCCACGGAGCACGAGGCCTCCGCGGACACGCAGGAGGCCGCGCCCGGCTTCGAGGCGTTCCGTCCGGAGGACTACGCGCCGGACGCCCTCGCGGACGACGCGCCCGCACCGGAGCCCGAGCCCGCGAGCGACACGCGGAGCACGGACCCTTCGCACGCGGGCCCGCTGGAGCAGGGCTGGGACGCGCCACCCGGGGTGCTCGCGCAGAAGTCCCACCGTCAGCCGGGCCCGCAGGGACAGACCTCCGCGCGCGCCGGGCGCAACCCTCGCGTGAAGGTGGTGGAGGACTTCTCCGGCCCTCCGCTGGGCGACGACGAACCGCCCGTGCCCACCGGCCGCCGCGCCGCCATGCGCCCCGGGGTGCCCCTGGGCGGTGAGGAACCCGTCCCACCCTCCGGGCGCCGTCCGGCCCTGCGTCCCGGACCGCCCCTGGGCGCTGAAGGCGAGCCGCCGCCCTCCACGAAGCGCCCGGCCCTGCGCCCCGCTCAGGGGGCAGGTGGCAGGGGCCCCGGCCAGGAGACGGCGATCCTCTCCGCGGGCGGAGGCACGCCCTCCGCGGCGCCCAAGGCCCCCGAGCCGGCCGCGCCCCGCCAGGAACGCCGGGGCCGCGCCGAGCCCACCGAGGCCCTTCCCGCCGAGCCCCGCTCGGAGCGCCGCGCGGCCCCTCCCAAGGCGGAGGGCCGCGTGCGCAGCGACATGGCGGAGCCCGCGCCGTCGGACCGGCACCTGCCCGTGCACCAGCGCTTCGACACGGTGGAGACGCCGCGCGTGGACGCGGGGACCCGCCGCAAGCGCCTGCTCTTCATCGCGGGCGGCATCGCCGGGGTGGGCCTGTTCATGTTCGCGGTCGCCACGTGGCGGCTGGGCCTGGAGCCCGTGCAGGAACCGGAGCTGCCCCGCTACGACCCGAACGCGCCCGTGGCGAACGGCCCCCCGCCGTCCGCCGCGAACCCGTCCGCGCTCAAGCCCATCACGCCCCCCAGGCCCGCGCCGCCGCCGGATCCGACCGCGCGCGACGTGGAGGACGAGGACGCGGAGGAGGACTCGCCGGAGCCGGGCGTGCCCCCGAAGAACCAGCGCGCGTTCCTCACGCTGCGCACGAACCTCCCCGCGAACGTCTTCATCGACGGGGCGAAGGTGCGCCGCGCGACGCCGCTGGTGAACTACCCGGTCCGCGTGGGCACCCGTGAGATCCGCGTGGTGGCCATCTCCACCGGTGAGCAGAAGGACTTCCAGCTCCGCTTCTCGCGGGGCCAGCACCAGAAGCTGGACGAACAGTTCCAGCCTCCCCCCACCAGGCGGTGAGTTCCGTGGAGCGCACGCGCATCTTCGTCGTCGAGGACCAGCCCCAGCTCCTGAAGAACCTGGTCAAGGTGCTGGGCACCTTCCCGGAGCTGGAGGTCGTGGGCACTTCCCAGGACGGTGAGCAGGCCGTGGACGACATCGTCCGCGAGCGGCCGCAGCTCGTCCTGCTGGACCTGGAGCTGCCTGGCCTCAACGGCATCCAGGTGACCCAGAAGGTCAAGCGCCGCGTCCCCGAGGTGGAGATCCTCATCCTCACGTCCTTCGAGGACGAGCAGAAGGTCTACGAGGCCATCCAGGCGGGCGCGTCCGGCTACCTGGTGAAGCGGGTGGGGCCGGAGAAGATCCGCTCCGGCATCCAGGAGGTCATGGACGGCGGCACCGTGCTGGAGCCCATCATCGCGCGGCGCTTCTGGAACTACTTCCAGTCCGTTCAAGCCAAGCCCGCCCAGAAGCCCGCCGAGCTGCCCTGGGGGCTGACGGCCGTGGAGCTGGACGTCCTGCGCTACGTGGCCAAGGGCCTGTCCAACGCGGAGGTGGGGCGGGTGATGACGCTGGAGCGCCGGACGGTGCGCACGCACCTGTCGCATATCTACCGGAAGATGGGCGTCAACTCGCACGTGGACGCGGTGGTGATGGCCCTGCGTGAAGGTGTCGTGGATCTCTAGCCGCGCCGTGGTTACGGTGTGGCACCTATGTCCAAGGCATCCCCGCGGTCCACCGCCGTGCGCGCTGTGGACCCCACCCTCGCCGCCCTCTTCGACGTTCACGAGGCAACGCTGCCCAACGGCCTCAAGGTCCGCCTGCTGGCGAACCACCAGGCCCCGGTGGTCAGCCTCTACACCTTCTTCCAGGTGGGCAGCCGCAACGAGCGGCCCGGCATCACCGGCATCAGCCACCTGTTCGAGCACATGATGTTCAACGGGGCGAAGAAGTACGGCCCCAAGATGTTCGACAAGACGCTGGAGTCCAACGGCGGCCGCTCCAACGCGTACACGTCCAACGACATGACCGTGTACTACGACGACTTCAGCGCGGACGCGCTGGAGACGGTGCTCGACCTGGAGTCGGACCGGATGCGCTCGCTGCGCATCTCCCAGGAGACGTTGACCAGCGAGCGCCAGGTCGTGATGGAGGAGCGCCGCGTCCGCGTGGACAACGAAATCCCCGGCATGATGGACGAGGAGCTGGGCACGCTCGTCTACAAGGCGCACGCGTACCGCTGGCCCGTCATCGGCTGGATGGCGGACATCGAGAACATCACCCGCGAGGACTGCCAGGAGTACTTCCGCACGTACTACGCGCCCAACAACGCGGTGCTCTACATCGTCGGGGACATCGACCCGAAGAAGACGCTCGCGCTGGTGCGCAAGTACTACGGCAACATCCCGCGCGGCCCCACGCCCGCGCCGGTGCTCAACGCGGAGCCGGAGCAGAAGGGCGAGCGCCGCGCCGTGGTGCGCCACCCCGCGCAGTCGCCGTCGGTGATGATCGGCTTCCGCGGCCCCGCCGCCAGCGACGAGGACACGCTGGTGCTGGACGTGGCCCAGTACATCCTCACCAAGGGCGAGGGCAGCCGGCTGGTGAAGTCCCTCGTCTACGACCAGAAGGCCGCCGTGTCGGTGATGCTCGACTGGAGCTGGCGCATCGACCCGGGGACCATCCTCTTCTACCTGGAGCTCAAGCCGGACTCGGACCCGGCGAAGGTGGAGGCCCTGCTGTACGCGGAGCTGGAGAAGCTTGCGCGCGAGGGCGTCACCGAGAAGGAGCTGCAGAAGGCGAAGAACAACCTGCGCGCGGACCACCTGCGGGAGCTGTCCACCAACAGCGGCCGGGGCCACGCCCTGGGCCACTACGAGGCCCTGCTGGGCGACTGGCGCGAGGGCCTGTCCCTGCCGACCTTCTACGCGAACGTCACGGCGGAGCAGGTGAAGGCCGTGGCCGCGAAGTACTTCGCCCCCGAGCGCCGCTCGGTGGTCACCCTCCATCCCGAAGCCGGCGCCAACGAGGCCGGTGACGAAGCGGCGGAGGCGTAACCCATGGCTTCCCGAAAGCTGGCCACCGTGAAGAGCACCGTCCGCAAGGCCGCCAAGGCCGTGCGCAAGCAGACCACCGCCGCGCGCAAGAAGGTCGCGCAGGTGAAGAAGGCCGTCCCGGCCCGCGCGAAGAAGCTGCTCAAGGCCGTGCCCGCGCCCAAGAGCGCACCGAAGTCCGCCGCCACCGGCGAACTGAAGCTGCCCGCGCTGCATGAGAGCACCACGTCCACGGGCCTGAAGGTCATCGCCGCCGAGCGCGGGCCGCTGCCGCTGGTGTCCGTGCGGCTGGTGATGCGCGCGGGCGGCGTGTTCGACCCGCCGGGCAAGGACGGCCTGGCGGACTTCACCGCGCGGCTGCTGCGCCGGGGCACGAAGCGCATGGACGCGGATGGCATCAGCGAGGCCATCGAGTTCGTGGGCGCCAGCCTCTACGCGGGCGTCAACGAGGACGTGCTGTCCGTCTACCTCACCACGCCCGCGGAGCACTTCTCCGCGATGCTCGACGTGCTGGGGCAGGTGGTGCGCGAGCCCTCGTTCCCGGAGCAGGAGGTCGTGGACGCCCGGGATCGCGCGCTGGCGCAGTTCGCCAACGACCTGGATGATCCGTCCTCCATCGCGGACCGCGCCTTCACGCGCGCCGTGTGGGGGGACCATCCGTACGGGCGCGACCTGGGCGGCAACAAGCGCACCGTGTCCACGTTCACCCGCGACGACGTGGTCCGCTTCCACGCCGAGTGCATGGGGCCGCGCATCTCCCTGCTGACGGTGGTGGGCGCCATCGCCCCGGAGACCGTGGCCGCGGAGGCCGAGCGCGCCTTCGCCGGCTGGACGGGCGGCCCCGACGTGGAGCCGATGCTGCCGCGCAAGCAGGAGCCGCTGGCGAAGGCCGGGACGGTGCTGCTGGTGGACAAGCCGGACCAGACGCAGTCCCAGGTGCGCCTGGGTGGCCCGGGCTTCTGGCTGGGCCACGAGGACTACTTCCCGGCCACGGCCATGAACATCGCGCTGGGTGGCGGGTTCACGTCGCGGCTGATGAACGAGATCCGCGTCAACCGGGGCCTCACGTACGGCGTCAGCTCCTACTTCGACACGATGAGCTCGGGCGGCATCTTCGCGCTGTCCACGTTCACGAAGACGGCGTCCACGCGGGAGATCATCGACGTGGCGCTGAAGGAGATCCACGGCGTGCGCGACGCGGGCCTGAAGCCGCGTGAGCTGAAGGACGCGCAGAGCTACCTGGCGGGCCTCTATCCGCTGCGCACGGAGACCAACGAGTCCGTGGCCTCCGTCATCGCGGACATGCGCATCCACGGCCTGGGCGACGACTGGGTGGAGAAGTTCCGCGACCGGCTGCGCGCGGTGACGCCCAGGGACGTGGCCGCCGCGGCGAAGAAGTACGCGTTCGCGGACCGGCCGGTCATCGTGGTGCTGGGCAAGGCGTCGGAGGTGAAGCCGCTGCTCGAAGGGCTGGGCCCCATCACCGTCGTGCCGGCGTCGGACTACGAATGAGCGGAGACGTTCCCCGCGTCCTCTTCGAGGGCGCGGGCGTGATGGTGGTGGACAAGCCGGCCGGGGTGCTCGTCATCCCCGGCCGCGAGGGCGGCCCGTCCCTGCGCGACACGCTGGAGGCGCACCTGGGCCGCAAGGTGTACGTGGTGCACCGGCTGGACCGGGACACCTCCGGCGCCCTGGTGTTCGCGCTGGACGCGGACGTGCACCGCGCGCTGTCCCAGGCCTTCGAGACGGGCAAGGTGCGCAAGCGCTACCGCGCCCTGGTGGAGGGCCGGCTGGAGGCGCCCCGGATGGTGGACGCGCCGCTCGTCGCCGGCCGCAAGGGGCGCATGCGCGTGGCCAGGCCGGAGGAGCCGGACGCCAAGCCGTCGCGCACGCGGGTGCGGCCGGTGGAGACCTTCGCCTCCGCGTCCCTGGTGGAGGCGGAGCCGCTGACGGGCCGCACGCATCAGATCCGCGTGCACCTGCTGTCGCTGGGGCACCCGCTGCTCGTGGATCACCAGTACGGCCGCGAGGCCCCGCTCACGGAAGGTGACCTGGGAGGGGAGGGGACGCGGGAGGTGCTGACCCGGACGCCCCTGCACGCCGCGCGCGTGGAGTGGCCCGCGCTGCCCGGTGTTCCGGCGCGCGGCGTGGATGCGCCGCTGCCTTCGGACATGCTGCGCACGCTGGAGCTGCTGCGCGCGGCGGGGTGACCCGTCCGCGCTACTTGGGCTCCAGGCGGAACGTGTTGGACTCGCCGCCCACGCCGAAGCTGTCCACGGCGTTGAGGTGCACGTTGCCGGCGGGCGCGTCCATGACGATGGTCGCGTCGCACACGCCGGCGTCGCAGGGGCCGATCTTCGCGGGCTTCACGGTGCCGCGTGAGGCGATCAACTCCACGGAGCCCTGGAAGTGCTCGGCCCGCGGCCCCTGGGCGCGCACCGTGATGTCGAAGGCCACCTTGCTGACGCGCGTGCCTTCGATGGAGTCGAAGACGTAGGCCGTGATGTCGCCCTCGCGCATCGGATCCTCCGGGCCCGGTCCCGCGTCCTGGGGCTCACCGCCGTCCTCTTCGTTGCAGACCCCGGCATCGCGGCACTGCTCGATGGGCCCTCCGTCCGTGGCGATCAGCACGCCGCCGTCCGCGAGGATGGGCGGATCCACGTCCTCCTTCCCCGGAGGACTCAGGGTGAGGGCGCCTTCGGCCACCGCCTCGCGGCCGTCGTCCAGCCGCAGCCGCACCGCGTGCGCGCCCGCGCCCAGGCCCCGGGGCACCGTGGCGATGGCGACGCCGGTCGGGTCGAAGCGCGTCACCGCCGCTTCCTGATCATCCACCCAGACGCGGCCGGACCCCATGCGCGCATCCACCTTCTCCGCGCCGTAGTCCACCGCCACGGCGTAGCGCGCGTCGAACCGGACGGTGACGTCCTCGTCCTTCGCGTTCACCGGCAGGCTCGCGGGCTCCACGCCGACGATGGTGGGCGGAGGCAGCGACTCCGGGCCGCCCGTGCAGGCCCAGGCGAGCAGCGCCGTTCCCACCAGGCCCAGGCCCGCGCGCTTCATGGAACGAACCTCAGGCCCGCGGACACGGACACGCCACCCAGCTCGGCGCGAAGCGACGGCGTTTCCACGGGCGCCAGGGCCCCACGTACCTCCGTGAGGATGCTCCAGCGCCCCATCCGATAAGCGCCTTGCGCGGCCAGGAATCCCATGGCGCGCACTTTGCGCTCATCCACGGCGGCAGGAAAGACGTCCCCGGTCTCACCCGCGTCAGTCGACAGT
This genomic stretch from Corallococcus macrosporus harbors:
- a CDS encoding HAD-IG family 5'-nucleotidase, with amino-acid sequence MAPYLSPYHPIPGGPSVDPLHGSFRSTIHRERAEDAARRARDLLTDDVLGRLLTTPREPTAQVPHSRDVFVNRNLRMDHVELIGFDMDYTLAIYHMRRLEQLSFDMTLAKLISEYGYPPFVGGLIYDHHFVMRGLAVDRVNGNVLKMDRFGHVGRAYHGLRPLKRDAWKELYRNKRVRLRNPQFAWNDTLFALPETCLYSGIIELMESLGHTVNYGKLYDDIREAIDTVHRDNSLKREIRKDLARYVFLDPELGPALHKLRSGGKRLFLLTNSAWDYTNAVMRYLLEGQLPEYPSWRNYFDFVVTAAGKPAFFTEARPFLELDSSTEAGTVVGEAKSLERGTVYSGGNLAQFEEFTGYRGEHILYVGDHIYGDILKSKKSSLWRTCMIVQEIEDEITYTDARREEIVTLSEVELTRARLDDEVNHRKTVLNALERRLEREELPAAERQEVEELRKKTKAELEKLRRSLKETNGIADTLERDVEEGFNPYWGLLFKEGNENSRFGYQVEQYACLYTSRVSNFLHHSPMQYYRSPRDLMAHEQAGALSSKLSPMGSEGPPKGSSEKE
- a CDS encoding serine/threonine protein kinase produces the protein MSGTYRLTGRTEAGDLAELYEAVLLPTIPVAVKLFLPRTSDPGYARELAETVRRLQPVRHPGLLHVVDVGFVKQRLAVVREDVEGFTLGIALQRLNTKEVLLPPTVALSIVIQLLETVQLAHDAGVVHGAITPGNVLLARDGFPAICDFGALQALLSVPQLKRTFAHRGRSAYRAPEVARGETPTEASDVYSLGAIAYELLTLREPVVPGSGVSTRRETLPPPSRLDRRINSRLDPAIMRALDPAPQRRFRSCGEFAQALRNFLSAGGGLPGAEEVGRFVSELFPNEVSLAAPGPVPFVEPFQLEPVSGAEMEDLHAEEHEASIVQRAPYSRAPTEHEASADTQEAAPGFEAFRPEDYAPDALADDAPAPEPEPASDTRSTDPSHAGPLEQGWDAPPGVLAQKSHRQPGPQGQTSARAGRNPRVKVVEDFSGPPLGDDEPPVPTGRRAAMRPGVPLGGEEPVPPSGRRPALRPGPPLGAEGEPPPSTKRPALRPAQGAGGRGPGQETAILSAGGGTPSAAPKAPEPAAPRQERRGRAEPTEALPAEPRSERRAAPPKAEGRVRSDMAEPAPSDRHLPVHQRFDTVETPRVDAGTRRKRLLFIAGGIAGVGLFMFAVATWRLGLEPVQEPELPRYDPNAPVANGPPPSAANPSALKPITPPRPAPPPDPTARDVEDEDAEEDSPEPGVPPKNQRAFLTLRTNLPANVFIDGAKVRRATPLVNYPVRVGTREIRVVAISTGEQKDFQLRFSRGQHQKLDEQFQPPPTRR
- a CDS encoding RluA family pseudouridine synthase, whose translation is MSGDVPRVLFEGAGVMVVDKPAGVLVIPGREGGPSLRDTLEAHLGRKVYVVHRLDRDTSGALVFALDADVHRALSQAFETGKVRKRYRALVEGRLEAPRMVDAPLVAGRKGRMRVARPEEPDAKPSRTRVRPVETFASASLVEAEPLTGRTHQIRVHLLSLGHPLLVDHQYGREAPLTEGDLGGEGTREVLTRTPLHAARVEWPALPGVPARGVDAPLPSDMLRTLELLRAAG
- a CDS encoding response regulator, whose product is MERTRIFVVEDQPQLLKNLVKVLGTFPELEVVGTSQDGEQAVDDIVRERPQLVLLDLELPGLNGIQVTQKVKRRVPEVEILILTSFEDEQKVYEAIQAGASGYLVKRVGPEKIRSGIQEVMDGGTVLEPIIARRFWNYFQSVQAKPAQKPAELPWGLTAVELDVLRYVAKGLSNAEVGRVMTLERRTVRTHLSHIYRKMGVNSHVDAVVMALREGVVDL
- a CDS encoding M16 family metallopeptidase, coding for MSKASPRSTAVRAVDPTLAALFDVHEATLPNGLKVRLLANHQAPVVSLYTFFQVGSRNERPGITGISHLFEHMMFNGAKKYGPKMFDKTLESNGGRSNAYTSNDMTVYYDDFSADALETVLDLESDRMRSLRISQETLTSERQVVMEERRVRVDNEIPGMMDEELGTLVYKAHAYRWPVIGWMADIENITREDCQEYFRTYYAPNNAVLYIVGDIDPKKTLALVRKYYGNIPRGPTPAPVLNAEPEQKGERRAVVRHPAQSPSVMIGFRGPAASDEDTLVLDVAQYILTKGEGSRLVKSLVYDQKAAVSVMLDWSWRIDPGTILFYLELKPDSDPAKVEALLYAELEKLAREGVTEKELQKAKNNLRADHLRELSTNSGRGHALGHYEALLGDWREGLSLPTFYANVTAEQVKAVAAKYFAPERRSVVTLHPEAGANEAGDEAAEA
- a CDS encoding serine/threonine-protein kinase, which produces MAIDEERIRQFIAERPMRSAIAAIVRRAGFIIAWVESNVPERWGFYLKLNSNLKELFGTNREVLLWVVEHREFQARTVSQAAEIIERERPRLCEDFALIFATDRNTANHVAETSDRMMTAMIGISTEEIPWLTPHGNLDFVRWIQKQLFSKDLYYISTAITSPNAFYGRRSLITEVVEQLKRGSAHIGLFGLRKMGKTSFLFRVAAALQQSQDVFWAHTDIQRLDAINPTAEYFLWSLGEALLDANSQLRRLKGFRLFGRHEVFVDIEKTSSVWEYFDHDIRLILRETKKKIVFLLDEVELMSPTTPGSHWGNAFVRSWRLLRGLEQQNAGRISYFITGTNPQCIETNLLDGLENPAYNYFSKRYLSQLTTEECADLLVNIGSRMGLNWSNEAQERLIRSVGGHPFLLRAYASRVHKALLPRIESRKVTPEIVSAQLEAFIADVNSTLSQMIEVLADQYHSEYYLFETLAIGNIGEFQELSQAFPDDIAHLRGYGLVDSDPNSASISIEVLQTWMQRRNRIRRLAPMLHDAGSPQPGDEIEGYKIIAALGRPGGFAQVFQAQKGNKDSVALKIFKSASLAVLQREVDALSYISHKNIVKILDHGKTPSGLVYLVMEHLAGKTLLACCERSARLAPSVAIEVTKELLGALIELHPNERDLDELRQKTSLDAQEFERFNKARHGYIHRDIKPENVMLVPGRGAVLIDFNISTRVGTPVKTVSSTPGYLPPDGLSNDWTPSVDLFQLGLTMLQATVGHQYNGDNLADLRAICAKDVPNPLRDVLLRMTADVAGGRFSSAYAALVALGSGSTPLA
- a CDS encoding M16 family metallopeptidase, translated to MASRKLATVKSTVRKAAKAVRKQTTAARKKVAQVKKAVPARAKKLLKAVPAPKSAPKSAATGELKLPALHESTTSTGLKVIAAERGPLPLVSVRLVMRAGGVFDPPGKDGLADFTARLLRRGTKRMDADGISEAIEFVGASLYAGVNEDVLSVYLTTPAEHFSAMLDVLGQVVREPSFPEQEVVDARDRALAQFANDLDDPSSIADRAFTRAVWGDHPYGRDLGGNKRTVSTFTRDDVVRFHAECMGPRISLLTVVGAIAPETVAAEAERAFAGWTGGPDVEPMLPRKQEPLAKAGTVLLVDKPDQTQSQVRLGGPGFWLGHEDYFPATAMNIALGGGFTSRLMNEIRVNRGLTYGVSSYFDTMSSGGIFALSTFTKTASTREIIDVALKEIHGVRDAGLKPRELKDAQSYLAGLYPLRTETNESVASVIADMRIHGLGDDWVEKFRDRLRAVTPRDVAAAAKKYAFADRPVIVVLGKASEVKPLLEGLGPITVVPASDYE